One Corynebacterium efficiens YS-314 DNA segment encodes these proteins:
- the pgm gene encoding phosphoglucomutase (alpha-D-glucose-1,6-bisphosphate-dependent) translates to MAHERAGQLAQPEDLIDIAEVVTAYFTRIPDVENPDQQVAFGTSGHRGSSLDSAFNEHHILATTQAIVDFRNQRSSNWVGPIFIGRDTHALSEPAMISALEVLLANDVEVLVDAAGGYTPTPAVSHAILRHNKDVRWGTAGPSYPLADGIVITPSHNPPRDGGFKYNPTNGGPADADATDWIADRANELLRGGLADVKRVPVNGVLDERAGRYDFKGTYIEDLPNVINIEAIREAGVRIGADPMGGASVDYWGAIAETHGLDLTVVNPHVDATFRFMTLDSDGKIRMDCSSPHAMASLIANRDKFDVATGNDADADRHGIVTPDAGLMNPNHYLAVAIDYLFANRPGWSENTAVGKTLVSSSMIDRVVASLGRTLVEVPVGFKWFVPGLISGEIGFGGEESAGASFLRMDGTTWSTDKDGIILNLLAAEIIAVTGKTPSQRYAELAEQYGAPAYARTDAEANREQKAILKALSPEQVTATELAGEPITAKLTEAPGNNAAIGGLKVTTENAWFAARPSGTEDKYKIYAESFKGEEHLRQVQEEAQALVSQVLGQ, encoded by the coding sequence ATGGCACACGAGCGCGCCGGGCAGCTGGCACAGCCAGAGGACCTCATCGACATCGCGGAGGTGGTCACCGCATACTTCACCCGCATCCCGGACGTGGAGAACCCCGATCAGCAGGTTGCCTTCGGTACCTCCGGCCACCGCGGTTCCTCGCTGGACAGCGCGTTCAATGAACACCACATCCTCGCCACCACCCAGGCCATCGTGGATTTCCGCAACCAGCGCAGCTCCAACTGGGTCGGTCCGATCTTCATCGGCCGTGACACCCACGCCCTGTCGGAGCCGGCGATGATCTCCGCGCTCGAGGTGCTGCTGGCCAACGACGTCGAGGTGCTTGTCGACGCCGCCGGTGGCTACACCCCGACCCCGGCGGTCTCCCACGCGATCCTGCGCCATAACAAGGATGTGCGGTGGGGTACGGCCGGTCCGTCCTACCCGCTGGCCGACGGCATCGTGATCACCCCGTCCCACAACCCGCCACGCGATGGTGGTTTCAAGTACAACCCCACCAACGGTGGCCCGGCTGACGCGGACGCGACCGACTGGATCGCCGACCGCGCCAATGAGCTGCTCCGCGGCGGGCTTGCCGACGTCAAACGCGTCCCCGTCAACGGTGTCCTGGATGAGCGCGCCGGGCGCTATGACTTCAAGGGCACCTACATCGAGGACCTGCCCAATGTGATCAACATCGAGGCCATCCGGGAGGCCGGCGTCCGCATCGGAGCCGACCCGATGGGTGGGGCCTCCGTGGACTACTGGGGTGCCATCGCCGAGACCCACGGCCTGGACCTCACCGTGGTCAACCCCCATGTGGATGCCACCTTCCGTTTCATGACACTCGACTCCGACGGCAAGATCCGCATGGACTGCTCCAGCCCGCACGCCATGGCCTCCCTCATCGCCAACCGGGACAAGTTCGACGTGGCCACCGGCAATGACGCGGATGCGGACCGTCACGGTATCGTCACCCCGGACGCGGGGCTGATGAACCCGAACCACTACCTGGCCGTGGCCATCGACTACCTGTTCGCGAACCGTCCGGGCTGGTCGGAGAACACCGCGGTGGGCAAGACCCTGGTCAGCTCCTCCATGATCGACCGCGTGGTGGCGAGCCTCGGCCGCACCCTGGTGGAGGTGCCCGTGGGTTTCAAATGGTTCGTGCCCGGCCTGATCTCCGGTGAGATCGGTTTCGGTGGCGAGGAATCCGCCGGTGCCTCCTTCCTGCGCATGGACGGCACCACCTGGTCCACCGACAAGGACGGCATCATTCTCAACCTGCTGGCCGCCGAGATCATCGCCGTGACCGGCAAGACCCCATCCCAGCGCTACGCCGAACTGGCGGAGCAGTACGGTGCCCCGGCCTACGCACGCACCGATGCCGAGGCCAACCGCGAGCAGAAGGCTATCCTCAAGGCCCTGTCACCGGAGCAGGTCACCGCCACCGAACTGGCCGGCGAACCGATCACCGCCAAGCTCACCGAGGCACCCGGCAACAACGCCGCCATCGGTGGCCTCAAGGTGACCACCGAGAACGCCTGGTTCGCCGCCCGTCCCTCCGGCACCGAGGACAAGTACAAGATCTACGCGGAATCCTTCAAAGGCGAGGAACATCTCAGGCAGGTCCAAGAGGAGGCACAGGCTCTGGTCAGCCAGGTGCTGGGTCAGTAG
- the ilvD gene encoding dihydroxy-acid dehydratase, whose translation MTNDHDIDIKPRSRDVTDGLERTAARGMLRAVGMGDDDWEKPQIGVASSWNEITPCNLTLKKLAGFAKEGVHEAGGYPLEFGTISVSDGISMGHEGMHYSLVSREVITDSVETVMSAERLDGSVLLAGCDKSIPGMLMAAARLNLSSVFLYNGSTMPGTAKMSDGTEREVTLIDAFEAVGACRAGTMSREDVDAIERSVCPGEGACGGMYTANTMASAAEAMGMSLPGSAAPPAIHQDRTLYARRSGEAVVELLRRGIRARDIITRESLLNAVAVVMALGGSTNAVLHLMAIAHEAEVDLTLEDFNAVGDKVPHLGDLKPFGRYVMNDVFKIGGIPVVMKALLDAGLINGDCLTITGRTVAENLQGINPPDPDGQILRAIDNPIHKTGGLTILHGSLAPGGAVVKTAGFDTERFEGTARVFNQEAPAMDAVLNGELKAGDVVIIRYEGPKGGPGMREMLAITGAIKGAGIGKEVLLITDGRFSGGSTGLCIGHVAPEAVDGGPIALVEDGDPILVDISQRRIDLLVDESILEERRKTLQHPENPRLHGVLGKYAKLVQSASMGAVCF comes from the coding sequence ATGACCAACGATCATGACATCGATATCAAGCCACGTTCACGCGATGTGACCGACGGCCTGGAACGCACCGCCGCCCGGGGCATGCTCCGGGCAGTCGGCATGGGCGACGACGACTGGGAGAAACCCCAGATCGGTGTGGCCAGCTCCTGGAATGAAATCACCCCCTGTAATCTCACGCTGAAGAAGCTTGCTGGATTTGCCAAGGAGGGTGTCCACGAGGCGGGGGGTTACCCCCTGGAGTTCGGGACCATCTCCGTCTCCGACGGTATCTCCATGGGCCACGAGGGCATGCACTATTCCCTGGTATCCCGCGAGGTCATCACCGACTCCGTGGAAACCGTCATGAGTGCCGAGCGACTGGACGGTTCTGTTCTACTCGCCGGCTGTGACAAATCCATTCCCGGCATGCTCATGGCCGCCGCCCGGTTGAATCTGTCCTCGGTGTTCCTCTACAACGGATCCACCATGCCGGGCACCGCGAAGATGTCCGACGGTACGGAGCGGGAGGTCACCCTCATCGATGCCTTCGAGGCCGTCGGAGCCTGTCGTGCGGGAACCATGAGCCGGGAGGACGTGGATGCCATTGAACGCTCCGTGTGCCCCGGGGAGGGTGCCTGTGGCGGCATGTACACAGCCAACACCATGGCCTCGGCTGCTGAGGCCATGGGCATGTCCCTGCCCGGTTCCGCCGCTCCCCCGGCGATCCACCAGGACCGCACCCTCTATGCCCGCCGTTCCGGCGAGGCGGTGGTGGAACTGCTGCGCAGGGGAATCCGTGCCCGTGACATCATCACACGGGAATCACTGCTCAATGCCGTCGCCGTGGTCATGGCGCTGGGTGGCTCCACCAACGCGGTTCTGCACCTCATGGCCATCGCCCACGAGGCCGAGGTGGATCTCACCTTGGAGGACTTCAACGCCGTCGGCGACAAGGTCCCCCACCTTGGTGACCTCAAACCCTTCGGCCGGTATGTGATGAACGACGTATTCAAGATCGGCGGCATCCCCGTGGTGATGAAAGCGCTTCTCGACGCCGGCCTCATCAACGGCGACTGCCTCACCATCACCGGCCGGACCGTTGCGGAGAACCTCCAGGGCATCAACCCACCGGATCCCGACGGCCAGATCCTACGGGCCATTGACAACCCGATCCACAAGACCGGTGGGCTGACCATCCTGCACGGTTCCCTCGCACCGGGTGGTGCCGTGGTCAAAACCGCTGGTTTCGACACCGAACGCTTCGAGGGCACCGCCCGTGTCTTCAACCAGGAAGCACCCGCCATGGATGCGGTGCTCAACGGTGAACTGAAGGCTGGCGACGTGGTGATCATCCGCTACGAGGGACCGAAGGGCGGCCCCGGCATGCGCGAGATGCTCGCCATCACCGGTGCCATCAAGGGTGCCGGCATCGGCAAGGAGGTGCTGCTCATCACCGACGGTCGTTTCTCCGGTGGGTCCACCGGCCTGTGCATCGGGCATGTGGCCCCCGAGGCCGTCGACGGCGGACCTATCGCCCTCGTTGAAGACGGCGATCCCATCCTGGTCGACATCAGCCAACGACGTATCGATCTCCTGGTAGACGAATCCATTCTGGAGGAGCGCAGGAAAACCCTGCAGCATCCGGAGAATCCACGTCTCCACGGCGTGCTGGGGAAGTACGCCAAGCTGGTGCAGTCAGCCTCAATGGGCGCGGTCTGCTTCTAG
- a CDS encoding ABC transporter ATP-binding protein: protein MSNQSANTPDTGSENSFTPATDINAGRPVAGEAAARAVNLHKSYGQGDTTVTALDHVNVEFEARRFTAIMGPSGSGKSTLMHCMAGLDTATSGSAFIGETDLSTLRDKEMTALRRDRLGFIFQSFNLVPTLTAAENITLPTDIAGRKVDQEWFEEVTSRLGLTERLKHRPAELSGGQQQRVACARALVSRPDIIFGDEPTGNLDSNSSAEVLNILRTAVDKDDQTVVIVTHDARAASYADRVIFLADGRVVNEIIDPKIDDILATMTGIEDVK from the coding sequence ATGAGCAACCAGTCCGCCAACACTCCTGATACGGGGTCGGAGAACTCCTTCACCCCTGCCACCGACATCAATGCTGGCCGTCCGGTCGCGGGTGAGGCTGCGGCACGGGCCGTGAATCTGCACAAGTCCTATGGTCAGGGTGACACCACGGTCACCGCCCTGGACCATGTGAATGTGGAGTTCGAGGCGAGGAGATTCACCGCCATCATGGGGCCGTCCGGTTCCGGTAAGTCCACTCTCATGCACTGCATGGCGGGTCTGGATACCGCGACCTCCGGTTCCGCCTTCATCGGTGAGACCGATCTGTCCACACTCAGGGACAAGGAGATGACGGCACTGCGCCGCGATCGCCTCGGGTTCATCTTCCAGTCCTTCAACCTGGTGCCCACCCTCACCGCTGCGGAGAACATCACCCTGCCCACCGACATCGCCGGCCGCAAGGTTGATCAGGAGTGGTTCGAGGAGGTCACCTCCCGCCTGGGTCTGACTGAGCGTCTCAAGCACCGTCCGGCTGAGCTGTCGGGTGGACAGCAGCAGCGTGTGGCCTGTGCCCGTGCCCTGGTCTCCCGCCCCGACATCATCTTCGGTGATGAACCGACCGGTAACCTCGATTCCAACTCATCCGCAGAGGTGCTCAACATCCTGCGCACTGCTGTGGACAAGGATGACCAGACCGTGGTCATCGTCACCCACGACGCCCGCGCTGCCTCCTACGCTGATCGCGTCATCTTCCTCGCCGACGGCCGTGTGGTCAATGAGATCATCGATCCGAAGATCGATGACATCCTGGCCACCATGACCGGAATCGAGGACGTCAAGTAA
- a CDS encoding pyridoxamine 5'-phosphate oxidase family protein: MSDVNGPVQELTEAESRERLARTTLGRVVVRRGDDLDIFPINYVTNGENLYFRTAEGNKLFTITLNHDVLFEVDEVRDGVAWSVVVRGDAELVQDFKEIQEVDELDLKPWVPTLKYNYVRITPNEITGREFQLGEEPARY; the protein is encoded by the coding sequence ATGTCAGACGTAAACGGCCCAGTTCAGGAACTCACCGAGGCGGAGTCAAGGGAGCGACTCGCAAGGACCACTCTCGGGCGGGTTGTCGTCCGTCGAGGCGATGATCTTGATATCTTCCCGATCAACTACGTCACCAATGGTGAGAACCTCTATTTCCGTACCGCGGAGGGCAACAAGCTCTTCACCATCACCCTCAACCATGATGTCCTCTTCGAGGTGGATGAGGTCAGGGATGGTGTGGCCTGGTCCGTGGTGGTCCGTGGCGACGCGGAGCTGGTGCAGGACTTCAAGGAGATCCAGGAGGTCGATGAGCTCGATCTCAAGCCCTGGGTGCCCACCCTGAAATACAATTATGTCCGCATCACCCCGAATGAGATCACCGGCCGTGAGTTCCAGCTCGGTGAGGAACCGGCGCGGTACTGA
- a CDS encoding fluoride efflux transporter family protein, whose translation MPKLWEGLSVGAGAAVGACARLALTMQFGEGLWPILAINMLGSFLMGRYRPGPFWGTGVLGGFTTFSAFAVVLVDVPLPHAVAYLTVTVVSCVAAWLMGNRWSA comes from the coding sequence ATGCCGAAACTCTGGGAGGGCCTGTCCGTCGGTGCCGGCGCGGCGGTGGGTGCCTGCGCGCGCCTGGCGCTGACGATGCAGTTCGGCGAGGGTCTGTGGCCGATCCTCGCCATCAACATGCTGGGTTCCTTCCTCATGGGACGCTACCGACCGGGCCCGTTCTGGGGTACGGGTGTGCTGGGTGGTTTCACCACCTTCTCCGCCTTCGCGGTGGTGCTTGTCGACGTCCCCCTCCCGCACGCCGTCGCCTACCTCACCGTGACCGTGGTGAGCTGCGTGGCAGCATGGCTGATGGGCAACCGGTGGTCAGCATGA
- a CDS encoding DUF1648 domain-containing protein, producing MRRTDKRMPDLPKIPMNWGWILATVASTVIVVLTLLVVYYPDIPDPMPIHWNAAGEADGFREKTLGGFLFNILLGPVVLILSHLAAEAMISMQSGYITGPGGAKNPNEAHRTWHGYRATQRHLGWFMFTLNLLVLFMLARSYTADHNRWGLPLSLAAIFALCGLLMWMLVKEQKAVERKYPKEPGEQGKAWGIFYNDPEDKRILVDTGTGTNFTFNLGQPAGRAWAFLLLVLIPGALLVWVIIAAFR from the coding sequence GTGAGGCGAACAGACAAGCGCATGCCCGATCTGCCGAAGATCCCGATGAACTGGGGTTGGATCCTGGCCACGGTGGCCTCCACCGTGATCGTGGTGCTCACCCTGCTCGTGGTCTACTACCCGGACATCCCCGACCCGATGCCCATCCACTGGAACGCCGCGGGCGAGGCGGATGGCTTCCGGGAGAAGACCCTGGGCGGGTTCCTGTTCAACATCCTGCTGGGTCCTGTCGTGCTGATACTCAGTCACCTCGCCGCGGAGGCGATGATCTCCATGCAGTCGGGGTATATCACCGGCCCCGGTGGGGCGAAGAACCCCAATGAGGCCCACCGCACCTGGCACGGTTACCGTGCGACACAGCGGCACCTGGGCTGGTTCATGTTCACCCTCAACCTGCTGGTGTTGTTCATGCTGGCACGCAGTTACACCGCCGACCACAACCGGTGGGGACTACCCCTGTCACTGGCTGCCATCTTCGCGCTCTGCGGACTACTCATGTGGATGCTGGTGAAGGAACAGAAGGCGGTGGAGCGGAAATATCCCAAGGAACCGGGCGAGCAGGGGAAGGCCTGGGGGATCTTCTACAACGACCCCGAGGATAAACGCATCCTGGTGGACACCGGCACCGGCACCAACTTCACCTTCAACCTCGGGCAACCCGCCGGCCGGGCATGGGCCTTCCTCCTGCTTGTGCTCATCCCCGGCGCGCTGCTGGTGTGGGTGATTATCGCCGCGTTCCGTTAG
- a CDS encoding FluC/FEX family fluoride channel, with product MIFVVVAAGAFVGGALRWALTRLLPARRGTLTANTLACLVAGIVIGSALPVLETALLVTGFCGALSTWSTLARELGELCRKRAWGGLVAYGGTTLVLGIVAVQVGLQMPVP from the coding sequence ATGATCTTCGTTGTGGTGGCCGCAGGTGCCTTCGTCGGTGGGGCCCTGCGGTGGGCACTGACCCGGTTGCTGCCCGCCCGGCGGGGAACGCTTACCGCCAACACCCTGGCCTGCCTGGTTGCCGGGATCGTCATCGGCAGTGCATTACCCGTGCTGGAGACAGCGCTCCTGGTCACCGGTTTCTGTGGGGCGCTGTCCACCTGGTCCACCCTGGCCCGGGAACTGGGGGAACTGTGCAGAAAACGGGCCTGGGGTGGGCTGGTGGCCTATGGTGGGACCACCCTGGTGCTGGGCATCGTGGCGGTCCAGGTGGGGTTGCAGATGCCGGTGCCCTAA
- a CDS encoding MDR family oxidoreductase, whose amino-acid sequence MTSTTPDNTDQINSIVVSKADTHADSTAGDGQPEITVSYTDTSAQPEFLGDGDLLIEVGWSSLNYKDAMALRGDQGVVRTWPLIPGIDAVGTVIESHNPRFARGDEVVVNGAGLGENRHGGYTRRLWVESDHTLHIPYNLSAQQVGALGTAGYTAALCVDALLHQGVTPGDGEILVTGATGGVGSIALHLLNQLGYTTAAVTGRREEHADYLTGLGASEIIDRAGLSEQGRPLQKARWAGVVDSVGSHTLVNALAQTRWGGIVTACGLAQGADLPATVLPFILRGVHLVGINSVDAPRELRQRAWTLLSEYLDPDVLDAMTTVIELRDVPQAGVDLMAGKLHGRTAVRIH is encoded by the coding sequence ATGACATCAACGACGCCAGACAATACAGACCAGATCAACAGCATCGTCGTCTCCAAGGCTGATACCCATGCTGATTCCACGGCGGGGGATGGCCAACCGGAGATCACCGTCTCCTACACAGACACCTCCGCCCAGCCGGAGTTCCTCGGAGATGGTGACCTGCTCATCGAGGTGGGCTGGAGCAGCCTGAACTACAAGGATGCGATGGCGTTGCGCGGGGACCAGGGGGTGGTGCGCACCTGGCCACTGATCCCCGGCATCGATGCGGTGGGCACGGTCATTGAATCCCACAACCCGCGTTTCGCGCGTGGGGATGAGGTGGTGGTCAACGGTGCCGGACTGGGGGAGAACCGTCACGGCGGCTACACCCGCAGGCTGTGGGTGGAATCAGACCATACCCTCCACATTCCCTATAACCTCAGCGCACAACAGGTCGGGGCGCTCGGCACCGCGGGTTACACCGCGGCCCTGTGCGTGGATGCCCTCCTGCACCAGGGGGTGACACCCGGGGACGGGGAGATCCTGGTGACCGGTGCCACCGGTGGCGTGGGATCCATCGCCCTGCATCTGCTCAACCAGCTGGGCTACACCACCGCGGCGGTCACGGGACGCCGGGAGGAGCACGCGGACTACCTCACGGGTCTGGGTGCATCGGAGATCATCGACCGCGCCGGGTTGAGCGAACAGGGCCGACCCCTGCAGAAAGCCCGCTGGGCGGGTGTGGTGGATTCAGTGGGATCGCACACACTTGTCAACGCCCTCGCGCAGACCAGGTGGGGTGGAATCGTCACCGCCTGTGGTCTGGCACAGGGTGCCGATCTGCCGGCGACCGTGCTCCCGTTCATCCTCAGGGGTGTGCACCTGGTGGGGATCAACTCCGTCGATGCGCCCCGTGAGCTGCGGCAACGTGCCTGGACGCTGCTCTCGGAGTACCTGGACCCTGACGTGCTCGATGCCATGACCACCGTCATTGAGCTCCGTGACGTGCCCCAGGCGGGGGTTGATCTCATGGCCGGGAAGCTGCATGGCCGCACGGCGGTGCGTATTCATTAG
- a CDS encoding ABC transporter permease — protein MSSGSTMRRVSLRNIAAHKVRLFLTVLAVVLGTAFVSGSMMFTNALSSTFDEAISSSLDGVDVVVSPGENIDGIPVETVEEIRARDDVANLNIDASQSIVLATEDAKAIQTGSGTSSLGIFYDPAEAVGMPYQLGEGELPEGTEEVLINDSAVEEYGIGIGDTLLVVDSGGRYTVTITGTTTLEEEAASMGGIRLAMSEEAYTERYLDGETVPTVIISATEGTDPQALVDALSTDLGPDYQIETGEALVEEITGVIRDALSFVQYFLVAFGLIALLVGTFIIANTFSMIVAQRMREFALLRALGVSRPQLTTSVVFEAIVVGLFGSALGVLGGMGLVAAISAVLNNLGMPMGSSLGLTPAAVITALVLGTIVTVISAWAPARRAGQVKPVEAMRAIESTTVRSMAGRTITGGIILVLGIILAIAGAALEDSSTTTRAIMVGFGALFVIVGTFFFSPALSIPVVGGLGRILGAPFGAVGRLASTNSRRNPRRTATTAFALTLGIALVTAIGMLSATMKEAVSDLMEEQVSADYVLTGPSGGSITLPREAAGDVAALDSVSEVSTVGANLVDIDGQSSFVGGPQSMSFTADGNIGELIVAEGVEGTLDLTESGFIASKPFAESAGWELGGTYPLNAAGQPIGEVELVGVYDENMVLGNFMVSEASFADTPLEGRTIPQLILANVAEGVDPEQARADIEDAVAEYIVVKVQSSTEYAGETVQIINTMMNILYALLALAVIVAIIGIINTLALNVIERRQEIGMLRAVGTGRGQVRTMITLESVQIAIYGALVGMLIGLGLGWAFVTVMSGEGLDAPATVPWGQLALMLLGAAVVGVIAALWPAHKAAKTPPLEAIAD, from the coding sequence ATGAGTTCCGGATCAACCATGCGCAGGGTGAGCCTGCGCAACATTGCCGCGCACAAGGTCAGGTTGTTCCTGACCGTGTTGGCCGTGGTGCTGGGTACGGCGTTCGTCTCCGGATCCATGATGTTCACCAACGCGCTGTCCTCCACCTTCGATGAGGCGATCTCCAGCTCGCTGGACGGTGTGGATGTGGTGGTGTCCCCGGGGGAGAACATCGACGGCATCCCGGTGGAAACCGTCGAGGAGATCCGCGCCCGCGATGACGTAGCCAACCTCAATATCGACGCCAGCCAGAGTATCGTCCTGGCCACCGAGGACGCCAAGGCCATCCAGACAGGCTCGGGCACTTCCTCCCTCGGGATCTTCTACGACCCCGCGGAAGCTGTGGGCATGCCCTACCAGCTCGGCGAGGGTGAGCTGCCCGAGGGCACCGAGGAGGTCCTGATCAATGATTCCGCCGTGGAGGAGTATGGCATCGGCATCGGTGACACGCTGCTGGTGGTGGATTCCGGTGGCCGTTACACCGTGACCATCACCGGCACCACCACTTTGGAGGAGGAAGCCGCCTCCATGGGTGGTATCCGCCTGGCGATGTCCGAGGAGGCCTACACCGAGCGGTATCTCGACGGGGAGACCGTCCCCACCGTGATCATCTCCGCGACGGAGGGCACGGACCCCCAGGCGCTTGTCGACGCCCTCAGCACCGACCTCGGTCCCGACTACCAGATCGAAACCGGTGAGGCCCTCGTCGAGGAGATCACCGGTGTCATCCGTGATGCCCTCAGCTTCGTCCAGTACTTCCTGGTCGCCTTCGGCCTCATTGCGCTGCTGGTGGGTACCTTCATCATCGCCAACACCTTCTCCATGATCGTGGCGCAGCGGATGCGTGAATTCGCCCTGCTGCGTGCACTCGGAGTCTCCCGACCGCAGCTGACCACCTCCGTGGTGTTCGAGGCGATTGTGGTGGGTCTGTTCGGTTCCGCCCTGGGTGTCCTCGGTGGCATGGGACTGGTGGCGGCCATCTCCGCCGTGCTCAACAACCTGGGGATGCCCATGGGCAGCAGCCTCGGTCTCACCCCGGCCGCGGTGATCACCGCCCTGGTGCTCGGCACCATCGTCACGGTCATCAGTGCCTGGGCACCGGCCCGGCGTGCAGGTCAGGTCAAACCTGTCGAGGCCATGCGCGCCATCGAATCCACCACCGTCCGCTCCATGGCGGGACGCACCATCACCGGCGGCATCATCCTGGTGCTGGGCATCATCCTCGCCATCGCGGGTGCCGCCCTGGAGGATTCCTCCACCACCACCCGTGCCATCATGGTGGGCTTCGGTGCCCTGTTCGTCATCGTGGGTACCTTCTTCTTCTCCCCGGCACTGTCCATCCCCGTGGTCGGCGGACTGGGGCGGATCCTGGGGGCACCCTTCGGTGCGGTCGGGCGTCTGGCATCCACCAACTCCCGACGTAACCCGCGTCGTACCGCCACCACCGCCTTCGCGCTGACCCTGGGTATCGCGCTGGTCACCGCGATCGGCATGCTGTCGGCCACCATGAAGGAGGCCGTCAGTGATCTCATGGAGGAGCAGGTCAGCGCCGATTATGTGCTGACCGGCCCCTCGGGTGGTTCCATCACCCTGCCCCGGGAGGCCGCCGGTGATGTGGCCGCCCTGGACAGTGTGTCCGAGGTGTCCACCGTTGGTGCCAACCTCGTGGACATCGACGGCCAGTCCTCCTTTGTCGGTGGCCCGCAATCGATGAGTTTCACCGCTGATGGCAACATCGGGGAGCTCATCGTCGCAGAAGGTGTGGAGGGCACCCTGGATCTCACCGAGTCGGGTTTCATCGCCTCGAAGCCATTTGCGGAATCCGCCGGCTGGGAACTCGGTGGCACCTATCCACTCAACGCCGCCGGTCAGCCCATCGGTGAGGTGGAACTGGTTGGTGTCTATGACGAGAACATGGTGCTCGGCAACTTCATGGTGTCTGAGGCCTCCTTCGCCGACACCCCGCTTGAGGGGCGGACCATTCCCCAGCTGATCCTGGCCAATGTCGCCGAGGGTGTGGATCCGGAACAGGCCCGCGCCGACATTGAGGACGCGGTGGCCGAGTACATCGTGGTCAAGGTCCAGAGTTCCACCGAGTACGCCGGTGAGACCGTCCAGATCATCAACACCATGATGAACATCCTGTACGCGCTGTTGGCGCTGGCGGTGATCGTGGCGATCATCGGCATCATCAACACCCTGGCACTCAATGTCATTGAACGCCGTCAGGAGATCGGTATGCTCCGGGCGGTGGGTACCGGGCGTGGTCAGGTCCGCACCATGATCACCCTGGAATCTGTTCAGATCGCCATCTACGGTGCGCTCGTGGGTATGCTCATCGGTCTCGGACTGGGCTGGGCCTTTGTCACGGTGATGTCCGGTGAGGGGCTTGATGCCCCCGCCACCGTGCCGTGGGGTCAGCTGGCCCTGATGCTGTTGGGTGCCGCCGTGGTCGGTGTCATCGCGGCACTGTGGCCGGCGCACAAGGCTGCCAAGACTCCTCCGTTGGAGGCCATCGCGGACTAA
- a CDS encoding DsbA family protein, giving the protein MSNKVQNPNQGGSKAFLWALVAVVVVAIVVVAYIVINGQGAKTEFVADREYENTSISATLNEDKITLEAEDGAADDADVVQLYEDFSCSYCALLAENTDDDMRADIESGDLVVEVHSLNFLDRGNAEGHSTRSLAAILAVADSGDSDLYWNYRTLLLEEQDDVINQWTNDDFADAAGHMGAESSVVDAIRNGDNIERAVEIATSNAELLNQQTGSVSSPRVLQDGQDLPVDDINQWIEYLRAQRA; this is encoded by the coding sequence ATGAGCAACAAAGTACAAAACCCCAACCAGGGAGGCAGCAAGGCTTTCCTCTGGGCACTGGTTGCCGTTGTGGTCGTGGCGATCGTCGTTGTCGCCTACATCGTCATCAACGGTCAGGGGGCAAAGACGGAATTCGTCGCGGACCGGGAGTATGAGAATACCTCCATCAGCGCCACCCTCAACGAGGACAAAATCACCCTGGAGGCCGAGGACGGCGCAGCCGACGATGCCGATGTGGTCCAGCTCTACGAGGACTTCTCCTGCAGCTACTGTGCACTCCTCGCAGAGAACACCGATGATGACATGAGGGCCGACATCGAATCCGGTGACCTGGTCGTCGAGGTCCATTCCCTCAACTTCCTGGACCGGGGTAATGCCGAGGGACACTCCACCCGTTCCCTCGCAGCCATCCTCGCTGTAGCCGATTCCGGTGACTCCGATCTGTACTGGAACTACCGCACCCTGCTCCTGGAGGAGCAGGATGACGTGATCAACCAGTGGACCAATGATGACTTCGCCGATGCCGCCGGCCACATGGGTGCGGAGTCCAGCGTTGTGGACGCCATCCGCAACGGTGACAACATCGAGCGGGCCGTGGAGATAGCCACCTCCAACGCCGAGCTGCTCAACCAGCAGACCGGTTCCGTCTCCTCCCCACGTGTCCTGCAGGACGGCCAGGATCTGCCGGTTGATGACATCAACCAGTGGATCGAGTACCTGCGCGCACAGCGGGCCTGA